From the genome of Desulfobaculum xiamenense, one region includes:
- the cas3 gene encoding CRISPR-associated helicase Cas3', with protein MCGSDVSDWRPLYRYWGKAGDCEDGAVGFHPLVLHNVDVAAVAIALFDADALIARRMEALSPVPIAELRSLVAFFAAIHDMGKFSRIFQSKRADLCARTGIAPWGRACDAQSGHHTRLGFAFWKLFEVDFTESCGLSTGEAFEPLCNAAFGHHGEPLAESVVPRRFSADVEDDARAWFNQCAKWFLFGGMPGFAPVGLDDDWDQTTFPGCSWLMAGLLVLADWIGSNDLWFPYVDSCPAPRQYWDDATARARLALARTGVLPAAPSPARSFFDLLPHMPADVIPYPMQRAVLDLPLQTDPELLICEDLTGGGKTESALLVAHRAMRSGQASGLYVGLPTMATANAMYSRLSETYRALFASPDASLVAAHGGRLLNRAFMESVTPLAPMGLEQVPSRSEDGEDAGAVCSAWIADNRKKALLAPCGAGTLDQALLGILPSRHQALRLYGLARSVLIADEIHAYDDYTARLLERLLTFHAAFGGTAVLLSATLPHAMRARFIAAWAKGRELAGVEADAALPTEKGFPLLTRVTDGGVEAAGIGTTRTLNVKIRPVHDELDMYDAMAKAHRVGACACWIRNTVDDALAARRRLVEEYGIPEAMITLFHARYAGCDRAVIESDVLSRFGRDSTPEKRAGRILIATQVAEQSLDLDFDVLLSDLAPMELMIQRAGRCHRHKRAQRPVGFDTAQMFVLMPHPEDDADENWYAAYFAKGQYVYPNHALLWRTARLLRDRGQLVLPEDARALVEGAYQGDAPEGLQSKDDWAFGDRASKRSMAQFAALDFADGYARAGDGMRWDRDVKTPTRLGEETRQVRLVRCEPEGLRLWADMRGGNVGMTACLASELRIGAWKIAEPELSRDETQALTDFAQTLPDKAHWCMLLPLCPCGEGGWSATVRDGQGRLRRVFYGSDGLFFGEAEDV; from the coding sequence ATGTGTGGTAGTGATGTCTCGGATTGGCGGCCATTGTATCGCTATTGGGGCAAGGCTGGTGATTGCGAGGATGGTGCAGTCGGCTTCCATCCGCTCGTCCTCCACAACGTCGATGTTGCCGCAGTGGCAATTGCTCTCTTTGACGCAGATGCGTTGATCGCGCGGCGGATGGAGGCGTTGTCGCCTGTTCCTATTGCCGAACTGCGATCGCTCGTAGCCTTTTTTGCGGCCATTCACGATATGGGGAAGTTTTCGAGAATCTTTCAGAGCAAGAGGGCGGACCTGTGTGCGCGTACGGGAATTGCTCCGTGGGGACGGGCATGCGATGCGCAGAGCGGACATCACACGCGGCTCGGGTTCGCGTTCTGGAAGCTTTTCGAGGTGGACTTTACCGAATCGTGTGGACTTTCAACAGGCGAGGCGTTCGAACCCTTGTGCAACGCCGCCTTTGGACATCACGGGGAACCTCTGGCCGAGAGTGTGGTGCCACGGCGTTTTTCGGCAGACGTCGAGGATGATGCTCGGGCATGGTTCAATCAGTGCGCCAAATGGTTCCTGTTTGGCGGCATGCCCGGTTTTGCCCCCGTGGGCCTTGATGATGATTGGGATCAGACGACTTTTCCCGGCTGCTCGTGGCTCATGGCTGGATTGCTTGTCCTTGCTGACTGGATCGGCTCCAACGACCTCTGGTTTCCCTATGTCGATTCGTGCCCTGCGCCACGGCAATATTGGGATGATGCCACCGCCAGAGCGCGCTTGGCACTTGCCCGGACCGGTGTGTTGCCTGCGGCTCCCTCGCCTGCACGATCCTTTTTCGACCTGCTGCCGCACATGCCCGCGGACGTCATCCCATACCCCATGCAGCGAGCTGTGCTGGACCTGCCGCTGCAAACAGATCCCGAGCTTCTCATCTGCGAAGACCTGACAGGAGGTGGCAAGACCGAGAGCGCCTTGCTGGTCGCACATCGTGCTATGCGTAGTGGGCAGGCTTCCGGGCTGTACGTTGGTCTGCCGACCATGGCGACGGCCAACGCCATGTACTCGCGCCTATCCGAGACCTATCGGGCCTTGTTCGCGTCGCCGGATGCCTCGCTGGTCGCTGCGCATGGCGGACGCCTGCTGAATCGTGCCTTCATGGAGAGCGTGACCCCGCTTGCGCCCATGGGGCTGGAGCAGGTTCCTTCGCGTTCGGAGGATGGCGAGGATGCCGGAGCCGTGTGCAGTGCATGGATTGCCGACAATCGTAAGAAGGCGCTGTTGGCCCCGTGCGGCGCTGGAACGCTCGATCAGGCACTGCTCGGGATTCTGCCTTCGCGGCATCAGGCATTACGCCTTTACGGTCTGGCGCGCTCGGTGCTCATTGCCGACGAGATCCATGCCTACGATGATTATACCGCGCGGCTTCTGGAGCGTCTGCTAACCTTTCATGCAGCTTTCGGGGGGACGGCTGTCCTTCTGTCGGCGACGTTGCCGCATGCCATGCGGGCGCGCTTCATCGCCGCATGGGCGAAGGGGCGCGAGTTGGCCGGAGTGGAGGCTGACGCGGCGTTGCCGACGGAGAAGGGGTTTCCGCTTCTCACCCGCGTGACCGACGGTGGCGTAGAGGCCGCTGGAATTGGCACGACGCGTACGCTCAATGTGAAAATTCGTCCGGTGCATGACGAGCTGGATATGTACGATGCAATGGCGAAGGCGCATCGGGTTGGCGCGTGCGCATGCTGGATTCGGAACACGGTAGACGATGCGTTGGCCGCTCGTCGGAGGTTGGTGGAGGAATACGGCATTCCCGAGGCCATGATTACGTTATTCCACGCGCGCTATGCCGGGTGTGATCGGGCCGTCATCGAGTCGGATGTTCTGTCGCGGTTCGGGCGGGATTCCACGCCGGAAAAGCGCGCCGGGCGGATACTTATTGCCACGCAGGTTGCGGAGCAGTCTCTTGATCTGGATTTCGATGTGCTGTTGTCGGACCTTGCGCCCATGGAACTCATGATCCAGCGGGCGGGGCGCTGCCATCGTCACAAGCGTGCGCAGCGGCCAGTGGGATTCGATACGGCGCAAATGTTTGTTCTGATGCCGCATCCGGAAGATGATGCGGACGAAAATTGGTACGCTGCATATTTCGCCAAGGGGCAATATGTCTATCCTAATCATGCGTTGCTGTGGCGAACGGCGCGGCTGCTGCGGGACCGGGGCCAGCTTGTGCTGCCAGAGGATGCGCGGGCGCTGGTGGAGGGCGCATATCAGGGCGACGCTCCGGAGGGGTTGCAGAGCAAGGACGATTGGGCTTTTGGCGATAGGGCGTCCAAGCGGAGCATGGCACAGTTCGCAGCTTTGGATTTTGCTGATGGCTATGCGCGGGCGGGGGATGGCATGCGTTGGGATAGGGATGTGAAGACCCCGACGCGTCTTGGCGAGGAAACGCGTCAAGTGCGGCTCGTTCGGTGCGAGCCAGAGGGGTTGCGGCTCTGGGCGGATATGCGGGGAGGCAATGTCGGCATGACGGCCTGTCTTGCCTCGGAGCTTCGGATTGGTGCATGGAAGATCGCAGAGCCCGAACTCTCGCGTGATGAGACGCAAGCTTTGACGGATTTTGCACAGACCCTGCCGGACAAGGCGCACTGGTGTATGCTTTTGCCACTTTGTCCGTGCGGTGAAGGCGGATGGTCGGCAACCGTTCGCGATGGGCAGGGTCGGTTGAGAAGGGTGTTTTATGGTTCGGATGGCCTGTTCTTTGGAGAAGCGGAAGACGTGTAA
- the hgcB gene encoding mercury methylation ferredoxin HgcB encodes MEGFRYIPGVVSLEFDEKACVGCGLCIQVCPHRVFELVAGRARMRDRDACIECGACALNCPPEAIRVTPGVGCAAHIIKSWLATLGLCRSSSSCC; translated from the coding sequence ATGGAAGGTTTCAGATACATCCCCGGCGTGGTGTCGCTGGAATTCGACGAGAAGGCGTGCGTGGGCTGCGGCCTGTGCATTCAGGTCTGCCCGCATAGGGTCTTCGAACTGGTTGCCGGACGCGCGCGCATGCGCGACCGCGACGCCTGCATCGAATGCGGAGCCTGCGCCCTCAATTGCCCGCCCGAGGCGATACGCGTTACACCCGGCGTCGGCTGCGCCGCACACATCATCAAAAGCTGGCTCGCCACCCTCGGCTTGTGTCGCTCCTCGTCGTCCTGCTGCTGA